One genomic window of Streptomyces sp. WP-1 includes the following:
- a CDS encoding ABC transporter ATP-binding protein → MPTTRATTQDRSAVRSLSRLWPYVRPVRARLLTAALVAIVASCTGLVIPLVLKWMVDGPVADRDPAGVWLGALYLLLLGIAEAALFGIRRWLVARPLSRVEAGMRADLYRHLQRLPVAFHDRWASGQLLSRGTTDLMLLRMFLAFPLTFLLVNGVTILVGVAIMLAQDWLLGLVVLVPAVPVLWTCVVFEGRYARVARRAQDQVGDLTTLVEESVLGIRVVKGFGRHRSQARAFDALSADLRGTELHKARLLATIWGVIVTLPEVAIGAALVLGVVQVADGDLSAGTLVAFLSTALALRWPVESIGFLLAMSQEAATATERYFEAMDEAREGEGEPEPAGGSREPAPAPAEDGPRDPAPASVVEPAPTVAPEPAVARRPVEVRERAVAEERAVARGPAVLKDALLKDAEFQDAGLRFENVRFRYPDAPPGSPPLLHGVDLHIRPGESMALVGATGSGKTTLTALVPRLHEVTSGRITLNGVDITAMPREELRAKVAVAFEEPTLFSTTVGENVLMGAPDGTGADDLDRALAIAQAEFAHALPEGTATRVGEQGLSLSGGQRQRLALARAVVGRPTFLVLDDPLSALDVHTEAAVEAALRRVLADTTALIVAHRPSTVLLADRVALLSGGRIAAVGTHQELLRGNAEYAHLMSGEEDPR, encoded by the coding sequence ATGCCCACGACACGTGCAACCACCCAGGACAGATCCGCCGTACGCAGCCTGTCGCGGCTGTGGCCCTATGTGCGGCCGGTGCGCGCGCGGCTGCTCACCGCGGCCCTCGTCGCGATCGTCGCCTCCTGTACGGGCCTGGTGATCCCGCTCGTCCTGAAGTGGATGGTGGACGGCCCGGTGGCCGACCGGGATCCGGCGGGGGTCTGGCTCGGCGCGCTGTACCTGCTGCTGCTCGGGATCGCCGAGGCGGCGCTGTTCGGCATCCGGCGCTGGCTCGTGGCCCGGCCGCTGTCGCGCGTCGAGGCGGGGATGCGGGCCGATCTGTACCGGCATCTCCAACGGCTGCCCGTCGCCTTCCACGACCGCTGGGCATCGGGTCAGCTGCTGTCGCGGGGCACCACCGATCTGATGCTGCTGCGCATGTTCCTCGCCTTCCCGCTGACGTTCCTGCTGGTCAACGGCGTCACCATCCTCGTCGGCGTGGCCATCATGCTGGCCCAGGACTGGCTGCTCGGGCTCGTCGTGCTGGTGCCGGCGGTGCCGGTGCTGTGGACCTGCGTGGTCTTCGAGGGGCGGTACGCGCGGGTCGCGCGGCGGGCCCAGGACCAGGTGGGGGACCTGACCACACTGGTCGAGGAGAGCGTGCTCGGCATCCGCGTCGTCAAGGGCTTCGGCCGCCACCGCAGCCAGGCGCGGGCGTTCGACGCCCTCTCCGCGGACCTGCGCGGGACCGAACTGCACAAGGCGCGGCTGCTGGCCACGATCTGGGGCGTCATCGTCACCCTGCCGGAGGTCGCGATCGGGGCGGCGCTGGTGCTGGGCGTGGTCCAGGTCGCCGACGGGGACCTCTCGGCGGGGACGCTGGTGGCGTTCCTCAGTACGGCGCTCGCGCTGCGCTGGCCCGTGGAGTCGATCGGGTTCCTGCTGGCGATGAGCCAGGAGGCGGCCACGGCCACGGAGCGGTACTTCGAGGCGATGGACGAGGCGCGGGAGGGGGAGGGCGAGCCGGAACCGGCGGGCGGCTCGCGCGAACCGGCGCCCGCACCGGCCGAGGACGGTCCGCGCGACCCGGCGCCCGCGTCTGTCGTGGAGCCCGCGCCGACCGTGGCGCCCGAGCCCGCCGTGGCACGGAGGCCGGTCGAGGTGCGGGAACGCGCCGTGGCGGAGGAGCGGGCCGTGGCGCGAGGGCCGGCCGTCCTCAAGGACGCCCTCCTCAAAGACGCCGAGTTCCAGGACGCCGGACTCCGCTTCGAGAACGTCCGGTTCCGCTACCCCGACGCGCCCCCCGGCTCCCCGCCCCTCCTCCACGGCGTCGACCTCCACATCCGCCCCGGCGAATCCATGGCCCTCGTCGGCGCCACCGGCAGCGGCAAGACCACCCTCACCGCCCTCGTCCCCCGCCTCCACGAGGTCACCTCGGGCCGTATCACCCTGAACGGCGTCGACATCACCGCCATGCCCCGCGAGGAACTGCGCGCGAAGGTCGCCGTGGCCTTCGAGGAACCCACCCTCTTCTCCACCACCGTCGGCGAGAACGTCCTCATGGGCGCCCCGGACGGCACCGGCGCGGACGACCTCGACCGCGCCCTCGCCATCGCCCAGGCCGAGTTCGCGCACGCCCTCCCCGAGGGCACCGCCACCCGCGTCGGCGAGCAGGGCCTCAGCCTCTCCGGCGGCCAGCGGCAGCGGCTCGCGCTGGCCCGGGCCGTCGTCGGCCGCCCCACGTTCCTGGTCCTCGACGATCCACTGTCCGCGCTGGACGTGCACACCGAGGCCGCCGTGGAGGCCGCGCTGCGCCGGGTGCTCGCGGACACCACCGCGCTGATCGTGGCGCACCGCCCCTCCACCGTGCTGCTCGCCGACCGGGTGGCGCTGCTCTCCGGCGGCCGGATCGCGGCCGTCGGCACGCACCAGGAACTGCTGCGCGGCAACGCCGAGTACGCGCACCTCATGTCCGGCGAGGAGGACCCCCGTTGA
- a CDS encoding ABC transporter ATP-binding protein produces the protein MPSVIEVTDLRKSYGGRPVVDGVSFAVEEGEIFGILGPNGAGKTTTVECVEGLRVPDGGRIRVAGLDPVADHAEVAGILGAQLQQSEIQPKLTVREALELYAAFYPRPADWRPLAERLGLTDRLGTRFGKLSGGQQQRLFIALALIGGPRIVVLDELTTGLDPRARRDTWQLIEDVRASGVTVLLVTHFMEEAQRLCDRIAVIDKGRVAALDTPAGLIHRSAGATVISFTPSAPLDERELAALPALASIEHQNGRLTLSGTDETVDAVLTLLARHRVTAHQLRVVDATLDDAFLDLTKEATA, from the coding sequence ATGCCATCCGTCATCGAAGTCACCGATCTGCGCAAGTCGTACGGCGGCCGGCCCGTCGTGGACGGCGTCTCCTTCGCCGTCGAGGAGGGCGAGATCTTCGGGATCCTCGGCCCGAACGGCGCCGGCAAGACCACCACCGTCGAGTGCGTCGAGGGCCTGCGGGTCCCCGACGGCGGCCGGATCCGGGTCGCCGGGCTCGACCCGGTCGCCGACCACGCGGAGGTCGCCGGGATTCTCGGCGCCCAGCTGCAACAGAGCGAGATCCAGCCGAAGTTGACCGTACGGGAGGCGCTGGAACTGTACGCCGCCTTCTACCCCCGGCCCGCCGACTGGCGGCCGCTCGCCGAACGGCTGGGGCTCACCGACCGGCTCGGCACCCGGTTCGGGAAGCTGTCCGGCGGCCAGCAGCAGCGGCTGTTCATCGCGCTGGCGCTGATCGGCGGCCCCCGGATCGTGGTCCTGGACGAGCTGACCACCGGCCTCGACCCGCGGGCCCGCCGGGACACCTGGCAGCTGATCGAGGACGTCCGCGCGAGCGGGGTCACCGTGCTGCTCGTCACCCACTTCATGGAGGAGGCGCAGCGGCTGTGCGACCGGATCGCGGTGATCGACAAGGGGCGGGTGGCCGCCCTGGACACCCCGGCCGGGCTGATCCACCGCTCGGCCGGCGCGACCGTCATCAGCTTCACCCCGTCCGCGCCGCTGGACGAGCGTGAGCTGGCCGCGCTCCCCGCGCTCGCCTCGATCGAGCACCAGAACGGCCGGCTCACCCTGTCCGGCACCGACGAGACCGTCGACGCGGTCCTCACCCTGCTCGCCCGGCACCGCGTCACCGCCCATCAGCTCCGGGTGGTGGACGCCACCCTGGACGACGCGTTCCTCGACCTCACCAAGGAGGCCACGGCATGA
- a CDS encoding ABC transporter permease yields the protein MNSAVLRTEFRLFRREPAAVFWMFLFPTLLLAILGSIPAFRRADASMGGLRPIDAYVPVAVLISLLMCGAQSLPQVLTGYRERGILRRMSATPVRPVALLTAQMTVQGGVALASALLALLVGRLAFDVRLPEQPGGYLLALLLAAAASLALGSVLSALSRTTKIAGAIGSAVFFPMMFCAGVWLPVQNMPHTLARVVGFTPFGAAAEALNQAAGGHWPGWEHLGVLALWAVLLTAGAARWFRWE from the coding sequence ATGAACTCCGCCGTCCTGCGCACCGAGTTCCGGCTGTTCCGGCGCGAACCGGCCGCCGTCTTCTGGATGTTCCTGTTCCCGACGCTGCTGCTGGCGATTCTCGGCTCGATCCCCGCGTTCCGCCGGGCCGACGCGTCGATGGGCGGGCTGCGGCCGATCGACGCCTATGTGCCGGTGGCCGTGCTGATCTCGCTGCTGATGTGCGGGGCGCAGTCGCTGCCGCAGGTGCTCACCGGGTACCGGGAGCGGGGCATCCTGCGCCGGATGTCGGCCACCCCGGTGCGGCCGGTCGCGCTGCTGACCGCGCAGATGACGGTGCAGGGCGGGGTGGCGCTGGCCTCGGCGCTGCTCGCGCTGCTGGTCGGCCGGCTGGCGTTCGACGTACGGCTGCCCGAGCAGCCGGGCGGCTATCTGCTGGCGCTGCTGCTCGCGGCGGCGGCCTCGCTCGCCCTCGGCTCCGTCCTGTCGGCGCTGTCGCGGACCACGAAGATCGCGGGGGCGATCGGATCGGCGGTGTTCTTCCCGATGATGTTCTGCGCGGGGGTGTGGCTGCCGGTGCAGAACATGCCGCACACGCTGGCCCGGGTGGTGGGCTTCACCCCCTTCGGGGCGGCGGCCGAGGCCCTGAACCAGGCGGCCGGGGGCCACTGGCCCGGCTGGGAGCACCTGGGGGTGCTGGCGCTGTGGGCGGTGCTGCTCACGGCGGGCGCGGCGCGCTGGTTCCGCTGGGAGTGA